From the Malus domestica chromosome 17, GDT2T_hap1 genome, one window contains:
- the LOC103417296 gene encoding cytochrome c oxidase assembly protein cox19, mitochondrial-like isoform X2: MSAGGAFGGNRGLSPVPPEKGVFPLDHMHLCDLEKKEYLSCLKTSGHQSEKCRLFSKKYLECRMEKNLMAKQDMSELGFVRESNSDASGEKVSERIAN, from the exons GTGGTGCCTTTGGTGGTAATAGGGGACTGAGCCCAGTTCCTCCGGAGAAAGGTGTCTTTCCTTTGGATCATATGCATTTGTGTGACCTG GAGAAAAAGGAATACCTCAGCTGTCTCAAAACTTCGGGCCACCAATCAGAAAAATGTAGACTCTTCTCAAAAAAGTACCTGGAATGCCGCATGGAAAA GAACTTGATGGCAAAACAAGACATGTCGGAACTTGGATTCGTTAGGGAAAGTAACTCGGATGCTTCTGGAGAGAAGGTTTCCGAGCGGATTGCTAATTAG
- the LOC103417296 gene encoding cytochrome c oxidase assembly protein COX19-like isoform X1, with amino-acid sequence MSAGGAFGGNRGLSPVPPEKGVFPLDHMHLCDLEKKEYLSCLKTSGHQSEKCRLFSKKYLECRMEKFSYPISWMKHFGVSKYDEGLEPKTEENNLMELDGKTRHVGTWIR; translated from the exons GTGGTGCCTTTGGTGGTAATAGGGGACTGAGCCCAGTTCCTCCGGAGAAAGGTGTCTTTCCTTTGGATCATATGCATTTGTGTGACCTG GAGAAAAAGGAATACCTCAGCTGTCTCAAAACTTCGGGCCACCAATCAGAAAAATGTAGACTCTTCTCAAAAAAGTACCTGGAATGCCGCATGGAAAA ATTTAGCTATCCTATTTCGTGGATGAAACATTTTGGCGTATCTAAATATGATGAAGGTCTTGAACCAAAAACTGAGGAAAACAATTTAATG GAACTTGATGGCAAAACAAGACATGTCGGAACTTGGATTCGTTAG